One genomic window of Fibrobacter sp. UWB4 includes the following:
- a CDS encoding M48 family metallopeptidase — translation MLSRLFALIFFVAGISFADELSFALSPAQNELAEKVTQKTMELNYVEAFNLARKLRLENDGVGCVFQNIIRVSMYDDKGDTTSLKVAAKNLETCKAEGLWDALRNFEIGYVLTETGHSVKGAMQTRSAASQFEDAKDYESKAFYAIYAYYVDNSFGWLPFKSDNRETYLKILDSGSLRSTKFWPLFLTPLIWMHYDRKDYKTGLSLAERGLKKAPDHPVMLQIKADMLYRLKRYDEAASIYEKSAADYLERTGKSIRYWCSVLNLIRIYHDAGDEAKSAEQRKKLDDPDYQKLKKWMPGSLVDDLTDRKLI, via the coding sequence ATGCTATCTAGATTATTTGCCTTGATCTTTTTTGTCGCCGGCATCTCGTTTGCCGACGAGCTTTCTTTTGCTCTTTCTCCGGCGCAGAACGAACTCGCCGAAAAGGTGACGCAGAAGACGATGGAACTCAACTACGTTGAAGCATTCAACCTGGCCCGCAAGCTTCGCCTTGAAAACGATGGCGTCGGCTGCGTATTCCAGAACATCATCCGCGTGAGCATGTACGACGACAAGGGCGATACCACATCGCTCAAGGTGGCCGCCAAGAATCTCGAAACCTGCAAGGCCGAGGGCCTCTGGGATGCGCTCCGCAATTTTGAGATTGGCTATGTACTCACGGAGACGGGGCACTCCGTCAAGGGTGCCATGCAGACGCGCTCGGCCGCAAGCCAGTTTGAAGATGCCAAGGATTATGAATCGAAAGCGTTCTATGCGATTTACGCCTACTATGTCGATAACAGCTTCGGCTGGCTTCCGTTCAAGTCGGACAATCGCGAGACCTACCTCAAGATTCTCGATTCCGGCTCATTGCGCTCGACCAAGTTCTGGCCGCTCTTCTTGACGCCGCTCATCTGGATGCATTACGACCGCAAGGACTACAAGACGGGGCTTTCGCTTGCTGAACGCGGACTCAAGAAGGCCCCGGACCATCCGGTAATGCTCCAGATCAAGGCCGACATGCTTTACAGGCTGAAGCGCTACGATGAAGCCGCCTCCATTTACGAGAAGAGCGCTGCCGATTACCTCGAGCGCACAGGCAAGTCCATTCGCTACTGGTGCTCCGTCCTGAACCTCATCCGCATCTACCACGACGCTGGAGACGAAGCAAAGTCCGCCGAACAGCGCAAAAAGCTCGATGACCCGGATTACCAGAAGCTCAAGAAGTGGATGCCCGGGTCGCTCGTTGACGACCTCACCGACCGCAAGCTGATTTAA
- a CDS encoding carboxylesterase family protein: MKINLYLAALLCGVYAFAADGVRYKDRLFETSLPTTVTVADSVPFLDKSYYNELTSLMNMFNVHPMFYMYSEEGVSFRPLEMDIYEPEGDEAENRAAVLVCHGGAFVAGTKTSFDQKAVAYVDSLAARGFVTASLEYRLGVLMSSRKETFVIDSVDFARTVYKSVQDVNAAIRYLRTNAKALRIDTNKIYILGNSAGALLGLENIYALDEKDFPSYLNEGAQYVKMYSDEQSKYVYDTIPLGGLDRYGPRGASGVANGVVALWGGIHDPSILKNSKVPVFLAHGDSDYVMPYKVGYAMTEADKMMRDNISDEYSIVLGAIHLEVHTPTLYGSYYIDSVLTKNKVYHEFYNPEGYGLKHEFYDATRTGKDGKEIVFADSVQNKAFDFLYRLAVGLIPGAEGPSAVSPVFAMVRPSIISMGEGGLNFTVVRDSDVAYAVFDLKGKRVLSGRASKGETVWLSSVNNGVYFLHVQGENPRRVVIRK; encoded by the coding sequence ATGAAAATCAACCTGTATTTGGCCGCACTGCTGTGCGGTGTTTATGCTTTTGCCGCAGATGGGGTTCGCTACAAAGACCGCCTGTTTGAAACGAGCTTGCCTACAACGGTGACTGTTGCCGATAGTGTTCCGTTTCTGGACAAGTCGTACTACAATGAATTGACGTCGCTGATGAACATGTTTAATGTCCATCCGATGTTCTATATGTACAGTGAAGAGGGGGTGAGTTTCAGGCCGCTAGAGATGGATATTTATGAACCTGAAGGCGATGAAGCTGAAAATAGGGCGGCGGTGTTAGTTTGTCATGGTGGCGCTTTTGTGGCGGGGACCAAGACTTCTTTTGACCAGAAGGCGGTCGCCTATGTGGACTCTCTTGCTGCTCGTGGCTTTGTGACGGCATCGCTGGAATACCGTCTGGGTGTCCTGATGTCCAGCCGAAAAGAAACATTTGTTATTGATAGTGTGGATTTTGCGCGCACGGTCTACAAAAGCGTCCAGGACGTGAATGCCGCTATCCGTTATTTAAGGACGAATGCAAAGGCTCTCCGTATTGATACGAATAAAATATATATACTCGGAAACAGTGCCGGTGCTCTGCTTGGCCTTGAAAACATCTATGCTCTTGACGAAAAGGATTTTCCGAGTTATTTGAATGAAGGTGCGCAATACGTCAAGATGTATTCCGATGAACAAAGTAAGTATGTCTACGATACCATTCCGCTAGGTGGACTGGACAGGTATGGGCCTAGAGGGGCAAGTGGCGTTGCAAATGGCGTGGTGGCACTCTGGGGAGGTATTCACGATCCGTCGATTCTCAAAAATAGCAAGGTCCCTGTATTCCTCGCGCATGGCGATTCCGATTACGTGATGCCGTATAAGGTGGGCTATGCTATGACTGAGGCCGATAAAATGATGCGCGACAATATTTCGGATGAATACAGTATTGTTTTAGGCGCTATTCATCTGGAGGTCCACACGCCGACGCTTTATGGTAGCTACTATATCGATTCCGTTTTGACTAAGAACAAAGTCTATCATGAATTCTACAATCCTGAGGGTTATGGGTTGAAGCACGAGTTCTACGATGCGACTCGTACAGGTAAAGACGGTAAGGAAATTGTTTTTGCAGATTCTGTACAAAATAAGGCGTTTGATTTCCTGTACAGGCTCGCCGTTGGTTTGATTCCTGGAGCGGAGGGGCCTTCAGCGGTATCCCCGGTATTCGCTATGGTTAGGCCCTCGATAATTTCTATGGGTGAAGGTGGCTTGAACTTTACAGTTGTCCGTGATAGTGACGTTGCGTATGCCGTGTTTGACTTGAAAGGAAAGCGCGTACTTTCGGGCCGAGCATCCAAGGGCGAGACGGTTTGGCTCTCTAGCGTGAACAACGGTGTATATTTTCTGCATGTGCAAGGCGAAAACCCACGGCGTGTCGTCATTCGAAAGTAG
- a CDS encoding nucleotidyltransferase family protein has translation MTLCLETDQLETVQRILGLHFEGFEVWAYGTRVTGVDLTPDTDLELAVISDSPISLDDMTSVEKAFVESGLPFRVDVVDWSKLPESLQKQIKKEHSVIQEAAESFQ, from the coding sequence ATGACTCTTTGCTTAGAAACGGATCAGTTGGAAACCGTACAGAGAATACTTGGCCTCCATTTTGAGGGCTTTGAAGTCTGGGCGTACGGTACGCGTGTCACGGGAGTGGATTTGACCCCGGATACGGATTTGGAATTGGCTGTCATCTCGGATTCCCCTATTTCCCTTGATGACATGACTTCGGTGGAAAAGGCTTTTGTCGAAAGCGGACTTCCGTTCCGTGTTGATGTTGTCGATTGGTCTAAGCTCCCCGAATCTCTTCAAAAGCAAATCAAGAAAGAACATTCTGTCATCCAGGAGGCCGCCGAAAGCTTCCAGTAA
- the purM gene encoding phosphoribosylformylglycinamidine cyclo-ligase, with the protein MNYADAGVSLARADEAMVGVKKSVRTTFNQGVLGDVGNFGGLFTLNHLGMKDPVLVSSVDGVGTKLKVDIEMGTHELPGQDIVNHCCDDILVQGARPLFFLDYVATGRLEPGVMDKLVAGMAKACRENDLVLIGGETAEMPGFYGPGDYDISGTIVGVVERENIIDGKKIKPGTIILGLPSTGLHTNGYSLARKVLFDVAGYKVDTMVDGMDKSIGEALATPHRSYYPSLIDLCNKKKIQGLAHITGSGYQGNIPRILPDDVDVIIDRTTWDPPMIFKLIQQAGSVEKDEMYSTFNMGMGMLIFIDPADKAEVVAHLEAKGEKWTQIGEVVAGTKQVKFRD; encoded by the coding sequence ATGAATTACGCAGACGCAGGAGTTTCCTTGGCACGTGCCGATGAGGCAATGGTCGGTGTCAAGAAGTCCGTCCGTACCACTTTCAACCAGGGCGTTCTCGGCGACGTGGGCAACTTCGGTGGCCTGTTCACGCTGAACCACCTCGGCATGAAGGACCCTGTCCTCGTGAGTTCCGTCGATGGCGTGGGCACCAAGCTCAAGGTCGATATCGAAATGGGCACGCACGAACTGCCGGGCCAGGACATCGTGAACCACTGCTGTGACGATATCCTCGTTCAGGGCGCACGTCCGCTGTTCTTCCTCGACTACGTGGCTACGGGCCGCTTGGAACCGGGTGTCATGGACAAGCTCGTTGCCGGTATGGCCAAGGCCTGCCGCGAAAACGACCTCGTCTTGATCGGTGGCGAAACTGCTGAAATGCCGGGCTTCTACGGTCCGGGCGACTACGATATCTCCGGTACGATCGTGGGTGTCGTGGAACGCGAAAACATCATCGACGGTAAGAAGATCAAGCCGGGTACGATCATCCTCGGTCTCCCGTCCACGGGTCTCCATACAAACGGCTATTCTCTTGCCCGTAAGGTTCTCTTTGACGTGGCCGGCTATAAGGTAGACACCATGGTCGATGGCATGGACAAGTCCATCGGCGAAGCTCTCGCCACTCCGCACCGCAGCTACTACCCGAGCCTCATCGACCTCTGCAACAAGAAGAAGATCCAGGGCCTTGCCCACATCACGGGTTCGGGCTACCAGGGCAACATCCCGCGTATCCTCCCGGACGATGTCGATGTGATTATCGATCGCACCACGTGGGATCCTCCGATGATCTTCAAGCTCATCCAGCAGGCTGGCTCTGTCGAAAAGGACGAAATGTACTCCACGTTCAACATGGGCATGGGCATGCTCATCTTCATCGACCCGGCTGACAAGGCTGAAGTTGTCGCTCACCTCGAAGCTAAGGGTGAAAAGTGGACTCAGATCGGTGAAGTCGTCGCCGGCACCAAGCAGGTGAAGTTCCGCGACTAG
- a CDS encoding ABC transporter substrate-binding protein, which yields MKFYDRLLKIKELRLFSHPFRGLRFVFLPLVVLYGALTISGCRDASKDLQVKSSGAKCDKDVLFEPVESDFFSMGKLCGVDVAVVRSVVGKDTLVHKYVMMDSAEASLGMDLRRRGFPDDWKAAVVLRVPLKRVAALSTSQVGYMLRLGLRDNIVGVSDGQYIVDSVLYERAKQGAVASVGYDAGALEKLMALNLDLVLDFTTGGDYDNYEQIARTNLPLMLTSEWQENTPLAKLEWIKLYGILFGLRAQADTIFEQEKNKYETLKKLIASSVTNDSINPKATEGRDPIAHSPLPTSNFLPSTKHCPRVLAGMSYGGVWHASGGNSFTANLVRDAGGCYVWASDTSRELTFSFEEVYALADSVDVWVNPSMFATADEILALEPRVKNIRAFREKKVFQNDGRKGPGTGNDFYEGAITRPAELLWNLTKCIKGTVPGVNSIDTTYKWYRNIYNF from the coding sequence ATGAAATTTTACGATAGATTGTTGAAAATCAAGGAATTAAGGCTTTTTAGTCATCCGTTCCGAGGGCTGAGGTTTGTTTTTTTACCTCTTGTGGTTCTTTATGGCGCCTTGACGATATCGGGATGCCGTGATGCGTCGAAAGATTTGCAGGTGAAATCGTCGGGGGCGAAGTGCGATAAGGATGTCCTGTTCGAACCGGTCGAAAGCGATTTTTTCTCGATGGGTAAGCTGTGCGGGGTGGATGTCGCGGTTGTGCGTTCCGTGGTCGGCAAAGACACGCTTGTCCACAAGTACGTGATGATGGATTCTGCGGAGGCTTCTCTCGGGATGGATTTGCGCCGTCGAGGATTCCCGGATGATTGGAAGGCGGCGGTTGTACTGCGAGTGCCGCTTAAGCGCGTGGCGGCGCTCTCGACTTCGCAGGTGGGGTACATGCTCAGGCTTGGACTCCGGGATAACATTGTCGGCGTTTCGGACGGACAGTACATTGTAGATAGTGTTCTGTATGAACGTGCAAAACAGGGGGCCGTGGCCAGTGTCGGTTATGATGCGGGCGCCTTGGAAAAGCTGATGGCGCTGAATCTAGACTTGGTGCTTGACTTTACGACAGGCGGCGACTATGACAACTATGAACAAATTGCACGTACGAACTTGCCGTTGATGCTTACGTCCGAGTGGCAAGAGAATACTCCGCTTGCAAAGCTGGAATGGATTAAGTTGTACGGAATCCTGTTCGGCCTCCGCGCTCAAGCCGATACCATTTTCGAACAAGAGAAGAATAAATACGAAACACTGAAAAAACTGATAGCCTCTTCTGTCACAAATGATAGCATAAACCCCAAAGCGACCGAAGGTCGCGACCCCATAGCCCATAGCCCACTTCCTACTTCTAACTTCCTACCGTCTACTAAACATTGTCCTCGCGTTCTCGCCGGCATGTCCTACGGCGGTGTGTGGCATGCGTCCGGCGGCAACAGCTTTACGGCGAACCTGGTCCGCGATGCGGGGGGCTGCTATGTGTGGGCATCCGATACATCCCGTGAACTCACGTTCTCGTTCGAAGAAGTCTATGCGCTTGCCGATAGCGTCGATGTTTGGGTCAATCCGTCGATGTTTGCAACGGCAGATGAAATCCTCGCGCTTGAACCTCGTGTGAAAAACATCAGGGCGTTCAGGGAGAAGAAGGTTTTCCAGAATGACGGTCGCAAGGGACCCGGAACAGGCAACGATTTTTACGAAGGGGCGATTACGCGGCCGGCAGAACTCCTGTGGAATCTTACGAAATGCATAAAAGGCACGGTTCCGGGGGTAAATTCCATCGACACTACTTACAAATGGTACAGAAATATCTATAATTTTTAG
- a CDS encoding glycosyl hydrolase family 5 produces the protein MKKILTSSLLAAGAFSMFSACSDDPLPPVGPGPSDICSAMTLTHSGRLLEVGNSYWIIGDDNKVTDVVDNVVGAYDGVGNILDLTTGEVILSNVDLQALLRCEANFTPGGESSSSAGASNPGSSSTDTGLSGGSDVSSSSVVGPNPVSSSSVNSALSSSSVNPMSSGIPESSAAESSSSGNSEIGPDGFPTIESYGPPPAEYTKDILSNGNKGWNSRYWDACKPHCSWISNGQEGKTDTTTQESYEKGMTTARNCNIHDVEVPTFTLGHAVQQYWYGFEGTNNACGNAKEKGVFTCTDMAPIAVNENLSYAYVAGPGSQTTCGKCFHLQYDGSFKDASANNAAKATHKALKGKHIVVMTSNIGHDVEVGQFDLMVPGGGVGAFDALSVQVNGANVKWGAGFGGFLTECQSKLGYDNTLEKYQECVKDMCDAAFGNAGFPNLLRGCHWFADWYMAADNPTYHWEEVECPQYLIDHYMTRINKTKDNRYKWHDDWSTYKEGDPLEEQECLTDEYPNGCKPAN, from the coding sequence ATGAAAAAAATTTTAACGAGTTCTTTACTTGCTGCGGGCGCTTTTTCGATGTTCAGCGCCTGCTCTGATGATCCACTGCCGCCAGTAGGTCCTGGCCCGTCGGATATTTGCTCTGCAATGACGCTTACCCATTCGGGCAGGCTCCTTGAAGTGGGCAATTCCTACTGGATTATTGGCGATGATAACAAGGTCACGGACGTTGTGGATAATGTTGTTGGCGCGTACGATGGCGTCGGTAACATTTTGGATTTGACCACTGGTGAAGTTATTTTGTCCAATGTCGATCTTCAAGCTTTGCTGCGTTGCGAAGCGAACTTTACTCCGGGTGGCGAAAGCAGCTCTAGTGCAGGTGCATCGAATCCGGGATCGAGCTCTACCGATACTGGCTTAAGTGGCGGTTCTGATGTGTCTTCAAGCTCTGTTGTTGGTCCGAATCCGGTGTCCAGCTCCAGTGTTAATTCAGCTCTGTCTAGTTCGTCTGTAAATCCGATGTCTAGTGGAATTCCTGAGTCTTCGGCTGCCGAAAGCTCTAGCAGTGGCAATTCTGAAATTGGCCCCGATGGTTTCCCGACAATCGAATCTTACGGCCCGCCTCCTGCGGAATACACGAAGGACATCTTGAGCAACGGAAATAAGGGCTGGAACAGCCGCTATTGGGATGCTTGTAAGCCGCACTGCTCCTGGATTAGCAATGGTCAGGAAGGCAAGACCGATACGACTACACAGGAATCCTATGAGAAGGGCATGACGACTGCCCGTAACTGCAACATCCACGACGTTGAAGTCCCGACCTTTACGCTTGGCCATGCTGTTCAGCAGTACTGGTATGGCTTTGAAGGCACGAACAACGCTTGCGGCAATGCTAAGGAAAAGGGCGTGTTCACTTGCACGGACATGGCTCCTATCGCTGTAAATGAAAATCTCTCTTACGCTTATGTGGCTGGCCCTGGTTCCCAGACGACCTGCGGCAAGTGCTTCCATCTCCAGTACGATGGTAGCTTCAAGGACGCAAGTGCTAACAATGCAGCGAAGGCAACGCACAAGGCTCTCAAGGGCAAGCACATTGTCGTGATGACGTCCAACATCGGTCACGATGTGGAAGTTGGCCAGTTCGACTTGATGGTGCCGGGTGGCGGTGTTGGAGCGTTCGATGCCCTCTCTGTCCAGGTAAACGGTGCTAACGTGAAATGGGGCGCAGGCTTTGGCGGCTTCCTCACGGAATGCCAGAGCAAGCTCGGTTACGACAACACTCTTGAAAAGTATCAGGAATGCGTAAAGGATATGTGCGATGCCGCATTCGGAAATGCCGGTTTCCCGAACTTGCTCCGCGGCTGCCACTGGTTTGCCGACTGGTACATGGCCGCAGACAATCCGACCTACCACTGGGAAGAAGTGGAATGCCCGCAGTACCTCATCGACCATTACATGACGCGTATCAACAAGACCAAGGATAACCGTTACAAGTGGCACGATGACTGGTCCACCTACAAGGAAGGCGATCCGCTCGAAGAACAGGAATGCCTCACGGATGAATATCCGAACGGTTGCAAGCCTGCCAATTAA
- a CDS encoding penicillin-binding protein activator has protein sequence MNRLFPLFLAAVISTAAFAQDDVEKVKSVVKSGRCSDAIAPLQKIYSSSFRKIEGEKAAVMLAECYLRADKKDDAYDVASRFLEYHVKSAYRERMELARAVIDVEKGSVFDGVEAMLRVLSYSTNPAARSRAKDVVIQTLAASLLTADQLQSLLEKYPVDREVMGWMQLQIGRECQNAKRYRAARYWYKKVLRTTSSESLQKTAKKGISALEGLGAGLPTVLVLAPLSGDFAEFGAAAVQGSLLAYEQADLKGKVNIIFQDTHADAAIALMRTQRAVNQDSIIAIIGPIMSAPATSVAAWLGANFQHVPMLTPTATDAGIAKLGPNIFQVNLTMDILAQTIADFAIKCLDIREFGVMSPLGDFGTAMSESFTKAVERRGGDVVGFRNYEEGRPDYKTEFNLMRDVRFNQENRRRNIAKGLSDLNTVNPRDRKLYLADSTVEIPGLFIPATNPADAGAMVSQAAFNKVSGTYLGTSGWYGRELLIQGKRLVEGSYFSVPDLDMNKGNTAYTNFVKDFTARWGVEPGEDKVSGLSYDAANIIFTALAAVTGKDDDMTHYINATKDFKGIYGDIKFRRGANANTKIITVKKGKFEVVTACERQDKAKEAAKSKKKK, from the coding sequence ATGAATCGCTTGTTTCCCCTATTTTTGGCTGCGGTCATTTCTACTGCGGCGTTTGCACAGGACGATGTCGAAAAGGTAAAGTCCGTGGTCAAGAGCGGCCGCTGCTCGGATGCGATTGCCCCGCTGCAAAAGATATACAGCTCTTCTTTCCGCAAGATTGAAGGAGAAAAGGCTGCGGTCATGCTTGCGGAGTGCTATCTCCGTGCAGACAAGAAGGACGATGCCTACGATGTCGCTTCCCGCTTCTTGGAATATCATGTGAAGTCCGCTTACCGCGAACGCATGGAACTTGCCCGCGCTGTTATCGATGTTGAAAAGGGTTCCGTGTTCGATGGCGTCGAAGCGATGCTCCGCGTACTTTCTTATTCGACCAACCCGGCCGCAAGGTCCCGCGCAAAAGACGTCGTCATCCAGACTCTGGCGGCATCTCTCCTCACGGCTGACCAGCTCCAGTCTCTCCTTGAAAAGTATCCTGTCGATCGTGAAGTCATGGGCTGGATGCAGCTCCAGATCGGTCGAGAATGCCAGAATGCCAAGCGCTACCGCGCTGCTAGGTACTGGTACAAGAAGGTCCTCAGGACGACTTCTTCCGAAAGTTTGCAGAAGACCGCCAAGAAAGGCATAAGCGCTCTTGAAGGTCTTGGCGCAGGTCTTCCGACTGTGCTCGTGCTTGCCCCGCTTTCTGGTGACTTCGCTGAATTCGGTGCCGCCGCTGTGCAGGGTTCCCTCCTCGCCTATGAACAGGCGGACCTCAAGGGCAAGGTGAACATCATTTTCCAGGACACGCATGCTGATGCGGCGATTGCCCTCATGCGTACGCAGCGCGCTGTGAACCAGGACAGCATCATCGCCATTATCGGACCTATCATGAGTGCTCCGGCAACATCTGTCGCCGCATGGCTTGGTGCGAACTTCCAGCATGTGCCGATGCTTACCCCGACTGCAACGGATGCCGGCATCGCAAAGCTTGGCCCGAACATCTTCCAGGTGAACCTCACTATGGACATCCTCGCCCAGACCATCGCAGACTTTGCCATCAAGTGTCTCGACATTCGCGAGTTTGGCGTGATGAGCCCGCTTGGTGACTTTGGAACGGCGATGTCCGAAAGCTTTACTAAGGCTGTCGAACGCCGTGGCGGCGATGTGGTCGGCTTCCGCAATTACGAAGAAGGCCGCCCGGACTACAAGACGGAATTCAACCTCATGCGCGATGTCCGCTTCAATCAGGAAAACCGCCGTCGCAACATTGCTAAGGGCCTGAGCGACTTGAATACCGTGAATCCGCGTGACCGTAAGCTCTACCTCGCCGACTCGACCGTCGAAATCCCGGGCCTCTTTATCCCGGCGACAAATCCGGCAGATGCTGGCGCGATGGTTAGCCAGGCCGCATTCAACAAGGTCTCCGGCACGTACCTCGGAACTTCTGGCTGGTATGGCCGTGAACTTCTGATTCAGGGCAAGCGCCTTGTCGAAGGCTCCTATTTCAGTGTTCCTGATCTCGATATGAACAAAGGAAATACTGCTTACACGAACTTCGTGAAGGACTTTACAGCGCGCTGGGGAGTTGAACCGGGTGAAGATAAAGTAAGCGGTCTCAGCTACGATGCTGCAAACATCATCTTTACTGCGCTTGCTGCTGTCACGGGCAAAGATGACGACATGACGCATTACATTAATGCGACCAAGGACTTCAAGGGCATTTACGGTGACATCAAGTTCCGCCGTGGTGCAAACGCCAATACGAAGATTATAACCGTGAAGAAGGGCAAGTTCGAAGTCGTGACGGCTTGCGAACGCCAGGACAAGGCGAAGGAAGCCGCCAAGTCCAAGAAAAAGAAGTAA
- a CDS encoding cyclic nucleotide-binding domain-containing protein codes for MMSHTGIGDWIAAQYDLGVPFLQLVPRDYADFLLLNAQIREYDAGEIILQGGVEGDSFCVLQSGRAIICGQILPDGHYSMLTTLESGSCFGEMSILCNEPTANTVIAAEDNCTVLHIPKAEFVKFLDKNPSVVVYLYKVMANRLRAKNEAFDEFERLSLLASAKVLPFIDFAQTMEKSHITGTVIFECAGESGFIAFQEGRICCAKCGKLAGPDALEKMLSWGDETLFKLDTHVMPDVVNINQMTDTTSLILDALRNIDEKQSARK; via the coding sequence ATGATGTCACACACAGGTATTGGAGATTGGATCGCTGCTCAGTATGATCTTGGTGTACCGTTCTTGCAACTGGTTCCGAGAGATTATGCGGACTTTCTGCTTTTGAATGCGCAGATCCGCGAATACGATGCTGGCGAGATCATTCTCCAGGGTGGAGTCGAAGGCGACAGCTTCTGCGTATTGCAGAGCGGTCGCGCCATTATTTGTGGACAGATTTTGCCGGATGGCCATTACAGCATGCTGACGACTTTGGAAAGCGGCTCCTGTTTTGGCGAGATGTCTATCCTGTGTAACGAGCCTACTGCAAATACGGTTATTGCTGCTGAAGACAATTGCACGGTGCTTCATATCCCGAAAGCGGAATTTGTGAAGTTCTTGGATAAGAATCCAAGTGTTGTGGTTTACCTTTACAAGGTGATGGCGAACCGCCTCCGTGCAAAGAACGAGGCGTTCGATGAATTTGAACGTTTGTCGCTTCTGGCTTCGGCGAAGGTTCTTCCGTTTATTGATTTTGCGCAGACGATGGAAAAGAGCCATATCACCGGGACGGTCATTTTCGAATGTGCTGGAGAATCGGGCTTTATTGCCTTCCAGGAAGGTCGAATTTGCTGTGCCAAGTGCGGCAAGCTTGCAGGCCCGGACGCTCTCGAAAAGATGCTTTCGTGGGGCGACGAAACCTTGTTCAAGCTGGATACGCACGTGATGCCCGATGTAGTAAACATCAACCAGATGACGGATACGACAAGCCTCATCCTTGATGCGCTCAGAAATATTGATGAAAAACAAAGTGCCCGTAAATAG
- a CDS encoding NYN domain-containing protein: MPSKLSVLRVGFFLDGYTLKKVNEYYLKHHKYHSRLDFRALKGWVRDYAMKLLGREGCPVEVEAHYYHPYVRHLDKAESSFGDGQDRLEKQLTLAGFEVHYNAAKDVDKMGPNMQLVEDAYLYAYYHKIDVLVLLSTQGQYSTLPERLKREGVPMLLLGWNFEYLKGDTPIYWKTDPGLRELSGYYVAMEEVAEMYPPKRAAEKNLFMLPYNPQPENSNIWKTYLQKVMASLDEPVAHKEKTGYGKNGYRKSPALARLG, from the coding sequence ATGCCGAGCAAGCTATCAGTATTGCGCGTTGGATTCTTTTTGGATGGCTACACGCTTAAGAAGGTCAATGAATATTACCTGAAGCACCACAAGTACCATTCCCGCCTGGACTTCAGGGCGCTCAAGGGCTGGGTGCGCGATTATGCCATGAAGCTTTTGGGCAGGGAGGGCTGCCCTGTCGAGGTCGAGGCGCATTACTACCATCCATACGTGAGGCATCTCGACAAAGCGGAGTCCTCGTTTGGCGATGGGCAGGACCGCCTTGAAAAGCAGCTTACGCTAGCGGGGTTCGAAGTGCATTACAATGCGGCTAAGGATGTCGATAAAATGGGGCCGAATATGCAGCTTGTTGAAGACGCTTACCTTTATGCTTATTACCATAAGATCGATGTCCTTGTGCTGCTGAGTACGCAGGGGCAGTATTCGACGTTGCCGGAACGCCTCAAGAGGGAAGGTGTGCCAATGCTTCTTCTTGGCTGGAATTTTGAATACTTGAAGGGGGATACGCCAATTTACTGGAAAACGGATCCAGGTCTTCGGGAACTCAGCGGTTATTATGTCGCCATGGAAGAGGTGGCCGAAATGTATCCGCCCAAACGTGCCGCTGAAAAGAATTTGTTCATGTTGCCGTATAATCCGCAACCAGAAAATTCAAATATCTGGAAAACGTATTTGCAGAAGGTCATGGCCTCGCTTGATGAACCGGTTGCGCATAAGGAGAAAACTGGCTATGGGAAAAACGGATACAGAAAAAGCCCCGCGTTGGCGAGGCTCGGTTAG